AACTCCCATGGAAAGGAAAGTAATATAAAGAATCTTAACTTAGTAATACCCAAATGAGTTTGTTTTAAGGAGTATAAGTTGCATGTGAATATATAACTATGGAGGAAAAGAAAAGGCCGCAACTTCATAATTTAGAGAACCAGCccagaaaatttaaaaaataaaaaataaataataataataataataataataataataataataataataataataataataataataataataataataataataagaaagaCAAAGAAATCAGAccaaccaaaaagaaaaagaaaaaaaaaaactccagcAAGTAGTCCAGCGAAACTAAGGAAAGAGTCATGCGACTGCGAGCAGCATGGGGAAGAAATCTACCCCCTCCTAGTAGTGAGCAACGCGGAGAAGAAAtggggaagaagaagaagaagaagaagaagacgacatACCTGGAAGAAGAAGTGGAGTCACACTCGTCAAAGTCAGTGAAAGGTGGCCCTTACAATTATGAGGTTACACCATAAAATCAACGTCGTCATCATCTGTGCCATCAGCTTCATCTTTGGTAATACTTTTAGTACCTTCATTTATCTCAGGATCACTTATGTACTCTATCATAGTGTCATCCTCTTGGTCAGAATCTTCGGTATTGTAACCAACTTCATGTCTTGTTTGAACCTCCAAGCCGATTACACTTGCATCCAAGGTAGTCAAATCAACATCATCTCTATGTAATTGACTCGGCAAATCCTCAATATCATAACCAATCGTATTACTTTCAACAGACACATCTTGATACACTTCATCATTAGTAGTATGCAATTCATTACTTTCCACTTTTGAATTTTGCATCTCTGGCACTTCATATATGTGTCTATCTTGAAATTTTTGCACAATTCGCCAATCCGTCCCCAACTTCGGATCATTAATGTAAAATACCTGCTTTGCTTGAGTAGCTAGTACAAAAGAATCATGTTCATACCAAAATCTATTTACATTAATACTCGTAAAATTTTTATCTTTTTGCATCCCTATTTTCTTGCGAAGATCAAACCACTTGCATTTAAATAAGACAACTCTATTCTTATCAACATAATCTAATTCAATGATGTCATTTATAGTACCATAAAAATCTATCACCTCATTTTCATGATAGCCTTCGACAACTATTCCGCTATTTTGACTTTTACGTAATTCATCGCGAATCCGAATATGGTACCTAACACCATTAACAATACAACCAAGATACGTATATCCATGCCAATCGGGTTCCATTGCTAAAGGAAATAATTTCTTGATAGACAATGACTTTTGCTTATTATATAGTTGCATAATCTGCGATGAAAAATTATTGCATTCAATTAGTAAAGTagaagaaaaattaaaatttaaatacaaCAACACGATTATCATCTTAAAAATCACTTACCTTCCTTTTGAACCATAAAGGAAATTGCTCCCTATGTTTCTCTTCTATATTCACAATAGCTTGCTTCACCGACTCTTCTTTATGCTCTCTGGATATAAGAAACTAAATAATttagaaataatataaaataataaaatgccAATATAGATAAATAGAAAAACTTACTGAAGAAAAGGTTGTGCTTCTTCGCAATTATTCAACACATACCACCGGTCCATATCAAAATCTTTCTTTGGTATTTCATAATAGTTTCCCTCTTTAAATGGTCTAACACTCTTTGAAAATATGTCCAGAATAAGTTCATCTTTGTTGCTAGATCCATCATCGTTTCGATCTTCACGATTAAATCTAGTCTCGATGCCAGTAAGATACATAGAGCAAAATGTCAAACATTCATCAATAATATAGCCTTCTGCAATAGAACCTTCTGGTCGTGCCTTGTTTCGCACATAACGCTTAAGCTTGCACAAAAACCTCTCAATTTTGTACATCCAACGATATTGTACGGGACCCCCATACATAGCCTCTCGCGGTAAATGCACAGCCAAATGTACCATAACATCAAAAAAAGCAGGTGGAAAGATCATCTCAAGCTTACATAATATAATAATTATATCCCTTTCAAGTTGTTCTAAGTCATCTCTTCTCAATGTCTTACAACATAATCGTTGGAAGAACTGGCCTAACTCAATTACTGCTGAAGAGACATTTTTATTTACAAATCCACGGAGAGCAACAGGCAGCAGTCGTTGTAACCAAACATGATAGTCGTGACTCTTGAGTCTATTTATCTTAGCATCATCCACACTTACACACCCTGAGATATTTGAAGCATAACCATCAAGAAATTTAACAGATTTTAAAAATGCCCAAaactcttttttctctttttttgtcATATTATAACAAGCAGCTGGCATTGTATAATTAGAACCATCTTGCTTCAACCATAGTTCTTTTCTTATGTTCATATCCTTCAGATCTTTTCTTGCTTTATCTGTGTCCTTAGTTTTCCCGTCAATATCCAATAATGTCCCCAAAATACTCTCACAAATGTTCTTTTCTATGTGCATAAAATCTAAATTATGCCGCAACTTCAAGCTCTTCCAGTATGGTAGCTCAAATAAAATACTTCTCCTCACCCAATTCAATTCTTCAGGAAGACATTTATTTTTCTTGCTATTTGACTGTTTTCCTGGTCTATAAGTACTGAGTAAATCCAATTGTTGTAAGATATCATCTCCTGAGAGCTCTTTTGGTTTCAATCTTTCTTCTTTCTTCCCATCAAATTTCCTGCTTCTTCTCCAAGAGTGACTAGGTTCAAGATACCGATGGTGACCCGTATAACAAATTTTACTTCTTATCTTTCGTGAAGGTGCATCCTTATTGCAAGTAGGACATGCCATATATCCCTTAGTACTCCATCCAGATAAATTACCTAATTCATAAAATGACAATATATGTTCGTATTAGTTTATAAATAAAGTATAACATAGCATCAGAACCAAATTCTCCATAGCAATGGATGGATTCAATTTTTGCATGCGTTGTTTGTGTTCCTTGTCCACGTAGGGCATAAGCATTTACTACTTCAGTAAAAAAGACAAGAGATGTAATTGTATACATTGCATCATACTTGAAGCTCTTGTTAAACAATTAACGATATTAGGCTTGATATACACTGCTTTTCAGAAAATAATGACACTCAGTCCATGTTCTCTTCAGCTGCAAACAGTCCTACTATATCTCGATTACATGTTGATAATGAGAATATACCTGAGGAGCAATCTAATATCTTAAGCAAGAAGCAAGATGCTAGGAGTTGAACAAACGCAATCTAGCTAGGCAGATTTGGTAAATGAGGAAGATGAGCGAAGAGTTGATAATAATTACGCACAAAATAACCAAACGGATTGGGAGAAAAATGATCATCATATGGCGCATGAATCTCAACCAATTTCGGGCAGTAATCTCAACCATAAAGCACCAATTTCTGTGCCCAGAAGGGATGGAAAAATACAACTCATTTGGCTACTCCAATTTGTAGCAATCAGCGGCATAAGGGGCTGGTGTTACACCACTGGCTAATTAAACCTATTACACAACCAGTACTGCATCACCAGGGCAGGAAGAATGGGCACTTTCTGGTACAAATGTTCAGAAAATTAATAGTACAGACAGGGCGCTTCTTGATGCACTAGTGAGTTTGAACGAAAAATTGAATTCTCTAAATCCTATTAATACTACATGGcttaaataaatattgttaaCCTAACATCCTAAATATATCATCATGAACAGTTGGAATTGCACTCACAAAACAAAGCTTCATGATTtaataagtaaaagtgaatagCACAGAAATATCTACCACAAAATAGTTGAAGAAAGGAAGTATATAGAAAAAAATAACTCTTCTTCAACAACGTTAAAGGTCACAAAAGACCCTCGTTAGCATTCAGTTTATAATCTTGCAAATCTTCTTCGAATGACTTAGCATATTGTTCATTCACTACCAAAGTGGCTAGGCTCCTTGAAATCCttttacaatattatattaatagtCCAATACATAAATAGTATAGATTAATTAGAAAGCTGAGAAAGTAAGGAATTTAATAAGAACTTACCATAAGCAGGAAAGTCATTTATGGTCCATAAAACAGCGGCATGCATCTTGAAGCACTCTCCGGTTGATGTATCAAAAGTCTCTACAccatcattccataactctttcaaTTCATCAATCAAAGGACGCAAATACACATCAATATCCTTTCCTGGTGCTTGAGGACCAGGAATAAGTAATGACATTATCATAAATGGGTCCTTAAAACATTTCCAAGGAGGAAGATTATAAGGAGCGAGAATGACAGGCCACATACTATACGATGTGCTCATGTTACCGAATGGATTAAAACCATCAGTTGCAAGACCGAGTCTAATATTACGAGGTTCTTGTGCAAACCACtgatgattcatgtcaaactctTTCCATGCTTCAGAATCAGCGGGATGCCTTAACACATTCGCCTCATCAAGATGTTTTTCTTTATGCCACCTCAGGTCCTCGCTTATTTTTTTAGACATAAATAACCTTTGAAGTCTCGGCTTTAACGGAAAATACCGCAAGACTTTATGAGGAATCTTTTTATCCCTTCCATTATCAATTTTCCACCTTGAAGTGCCGCAATGTGGAGACTTTTGTCTATCTTTATGTTCAGCCCAGTACAACACACAATCATTTGTGCAAGCATGGATCGAAATGTATCCTAATCCCAAACCCTGCAGCATGCTTTTAGCATCATAATATGACTTAGGAAGTGTCTCACCATTAGGAAGTGCCTCTTTTAGTAACTCCAACAACATGGTAAACGATTTATTACTCCATTGATTGTACACTTTCAAGTGTAGCAACTTCACAAGAAACAAAAGCTTCGAAAATTTCTTACATCCCGGGTATAATTCGCGCTCAGCTTCTTCCAGTAATGTATCAAACTTTTTAGCTTCCTTCTCACTCATATTACCAAATACATTATCACCAGTTGTTTTCTCCTCTGAAAAATTGGCAAACGATCTTCCACTGGCTTCTTCTAACATAGTTTGAATTGCATCATCATTGTCATGTTCTTCATTTTCATCTTCCTCGTAAATCACTTCACCATTATCTCTCTTTTGTGGTTGTTCCCCATGGTATATCCATTGCACATAATCTTTCATAATTCCTTTCATCAACAATTCGTCATACACTACTTCTTGTGTTTGGAAATTTATATTTAAACAGTCTTGGCATGGACATCGAACTTTAGTGATTTGATCAAAGCGAGACTGAACAAATTTCATAAAAGATTTGACACCTTCAACATATCTTTTAGAGAACTTTGGTTCACACATCCATCCTTTATCCATGATAAGCTGCACAAACATATAACCACCaaataattaaatattaataAACTAGCCTGAAACAAAACAAATAGGGTTCTTCAATACAGAGAGAGAGGGCATTGAAAGTATGAGAAAAACTAGCCTGAAACAAAATAACAGAATTTTCCTGAGAAGTCCCAAAACCACTGCACGCAAGAAGACCTTACCTTGTGGTTTCTACTTGTCTTATTCCACTTCTCCCTGCAAAGAAGTCCAAGAGCCCGCACAAGAATATGACTTCTTCTGTAACAATTTCAAGATTCCTTTTTTCCTGTAACAATTTTGATTGGTATAAAGCAAGAAAAGGAAAATTTTATTCTCCTTTGTATGGTCTGGCAATTCAGAATTTTGATCTTCTGGTAGTTTCCCCTTGTTTCTCCTTTTCTATTTTATTATTTGAGCATATTCGAGAAGTAGCGATTTGGGTTATTTATAAAATTTAATTTACACTTGAATTGCTGAGATGTAGAGATCTGATATATGGGGGTGTTTAGATTGTTTTATGAGTTGTTGTTAATGAAGCCTATTTGGTTAATATAACTGTGGCAATAATTGTACCGCGGGATAATAATGTTGATGGGTGGGGTGAGTCAACTTTTGTGACATGGGTATTTTTCATTAAATGAAAATTTATATTCACATAAGGGTATAAGTGAACACGTTGCAAAAAAACTTGAAGTATAGGTATTTCAACAATATGTTTTTGCTTCATAATAGACCCAAATTGGTCATAATCGACGAAAAAATGACGCCGAAAtcatttttttgcgtggatttcccttcatttggggtggtctttaatttctgcCCATCAAATTGGTggttgtttgggggggggggggggtgaaaatatttttctaatttttttactaaacgaacatgagaaaattggaactagttaaagaccatcaatttggagggcaaaaattaaagaccacccccagcgaagggcaatcctgcaaattgcccctcCAAAATTGATATATAGGCCCTT
Above is a genomic segment from Lycium barbarum isolate Lr01 chromosome 12, ASM1917538v2, whole genome shotgun sequence containing:
- the LOC132623787 gene encoding uncharacterized protein LOC132623787 isoform X1, which gives rise to MDKGWMCEPKFSKRYVEGVKSFMKFVQSRFDQITKVRCPCQDCLNINFQTQEVVYDELLMKGIMKDYVQWIYHGEQPQKRDNGEVIYEEDENEEHDNDDAIQTMLEEASGRSFANFSEEKTTGDNVFGNMSEKEAKKFDTLLEEAERELYPGCKKFSKLLFLVKLLHLKVYNQWSNKSFTMLLELLKEALPNGETLPKSYYDAKSMLQGLGLGYISIHACTNDCVLYWAEHKDRQKSPHCGTSRWKIDNGRDKKIPHKVLRYFPLKPRLQRLFMSKKISEDLRWHKEKHLDEANVLRHPADSEAWKEFDMNHQWFAQEPRNIRLGLATDGFNPFGNMSTSYSMWPVILAPYNLPPWKCFKDPFMIMSLLIPGPQAPGKDIDVYLRPLIDELKELWNDGVETFDTSTGECFKMHAAVLWTINDFPAYGNLSGWSTKGYMACPTCNKDAPSRKIRSKICYTGHHRYLEPSHSWRRSRKFDGKKEERLKPKELSGDDILQQLDLLSTYRPGKQSNSKKNKCLPEELNWVRRSILFELPYWKSLKLRHNLDFMHIEKNICESILGTLLDIDGKTKDTDKARKDLKDMNIRKELWLKQDGSNYTMPAACYNMTKKEKKEFWAFLKSVKFLDGYASNISGCVSVDDAKINRLKSHDYHVWLQRLLPVALRGFVNKNVSSAVIELGQFFQRLCCKTLRRDDLEQLERDIIIILCKLEMIFPPAFFDVMVHLAVHLPREAMYGGPVQYRWMYKIERFLCKLKRYVRNKARPEGSIAEGYIIDECLTFCSMYLTGIETRFNREDRNDDGSSNKDELILDIFSKSVRPFKEGNYYEIPKKDFDMDRWYVLNNCEEAQPFLQEHKEESVKQAIVNIEEKHREQFPLWFKRKIMQLYNKQKSLSIKKLFPLAMEPDWHGYTYLGCIVNGVRYHIRIRDELRKSQNSGIVVEGYHENEVIDFYGTINDIIELDYVDKNRVVLFKCKWFDLRKKIGMQKDKNFTSINVNRFWYEHDSFVLATQAKQVFYINDPKLGTDWRIVQKFQDRHIYEVPEMQNSKVESNELHTTNDEVYQDVSVESNTIGYDIEDLPSQLHRDDVDLTTLDASVIGLEVQTRHEVGYNTEDSDQEDDTMIEYISDPEINEGTKSITKDEADGTDDDDVDFMV
- the LOC132623787 gene encoding uncharacterized protein LOC132623787 isoform X2, with the translated sequence MDKGWMCEPKFSKRYVEGVKSFMKFVQSRFDQITKVRCPCQDCLNINFQTQEVVYDELLMKGIMKDYVQWIYHGEQPQKRDNGEVIYEEDENEEHDNDDAIQTMLEEASGRSFANFSEEKTTGDNVFGNMSEKEAKKFDTLLEEAERELYPGCKKFSKLLFLVKLLHLKVYNQWSNKSFTMLLELLKEALPNGETLPKSYYDAKSMLQGLGLGYISIHACTNDCVLYWAEHKDRQKSPHCGTSRWKIDNGRDKKIPHKVLRYFPLKPRLQRLFMSKKISEDLRWHKEKHLDEANVLRHPADSEAWKEFDMNHQWFAQEPRNIRLGLATDGFNPFGNMSTSYSMWPVILAPYNLPPWKCFKDPFMIMSLLIPGPQAPGKDIDVYLRPLIDELKELWNDGVETFDTSTGECFKMHAAVLWTINDFPAYGNLSGWSTKGYMACPTCNKDAPSRKIRSKICYTGHHRYLEPSHSWRRSRKFDGKKEERLKPKELSGDDILQQLDLLSTYRPGKQSNSKKNKCLPEELNWVRRSILFELPYWKSLKLRHNLDFMHIEKNICESILGTLLDIDGKTKDTDKARKDLKDMNIRKELWLKQDGSNYTMPAACYNMTKKEKKEFWAFLKSVKFLDGYASNISGCVSVDDAKINRLKSHDYHVWLQRLLPVALRGFVNKNVSSAVIELGQFFQRLCCKTLRRDDLEQLERDIIIILCKLEMIFPPAFFDVMVHLAVHLPREAMYGGPVQYRWMYKIERFLCKLKRYVRNKARPEGSIAEGYIIDECLTFCSMYLTGIETRFNREDRNDDGSSNKDELILDIFSKSVRPFKEGNYYEIPKKDFDMDRWYVLNNCEEAQPFLQEHKEESVKQAIVNIEEKHREQFPLWFKRKIMQLYNKQKSLSIKKLFPLAMEPDWHGYTYFTLMIRSWGRIGELCKNFKIDTYMKCQRCKIQKWKVMNCILLMMKCIKMCLLKVIRLVMILRICRVNYIEMMLI